The nucleotide sequence AACTATTGAAAAACCTCGTATTAGACTCGCGCAGCCGACGCGGTGTCAAGCTCGGCCGGGAACTGTGCGGCGCAGCGGCCGCGCCCGGGGCTGTGGATAACCCCGGCGAAGCGGAGTAAGATACGGCCCCGATACCATGCTGCGCTCCGCTCCCTGCCACCCGAATATGGATTCCTTCTGGGACCTCTGCCAAGAGCGCTTCCGCGCCAACCTGACCCAGCAGCAATTCAGCACCTGGATCAAGCCGCTCGTCTTCGATGACGGCGGCGACGAGGTGCGGATACTCGCGCCCAACCACTTCGTAATGGACTGGGTGCGCGAAAAATTCGCCGAGCACATCGACAGCTGGGCGCAGGAATTCTACGCACGGCCGGTCGCCATCAGCTACGCCCTCGGCAAGAAGCCGGCACCCGCCCGGGCAGCGCCCGCCGCACCGACGGCGAATCCGGCCGAGCCCGCTGCCCCTGCTGCGCCAGCACCGGCCCAGGTCGGCATGCGCATCAACCCGGGCTTCACCTTCGACAACTTCGTCTCCGGGCGCGCCAACCAGCTCGCGCGGGCCGCTGCGCTGCAGATCGCCGAGAACCCCGGCGTCGCCTACAACCCGCTGTTCGTGTACGGCGGGGTCGGTCTCGGCAAGACCCACCTGCTGCAGGCGATCGGCAATACGGTCCGGCAGACGAATCCGGCCGCGCGCATCAGCTATATCCACGCCAACGATTACGTCGACGACGTCGTCAAGGCCTATCTCAACAAGCAGTTCGACGATCTCAAGCGCCGCTACATGTCGCTCGACCTGTTGCTGATCGACGACATTCAGTTCCTGGCGAAGAAGGACCGCACCCAGGAGGAGTTCTTCTACGTCTTCAATTCGCTGATCGAGAACAAGAAACAGATCGTCATCACCTGCGACACCTTCCCGAAGGAGATCAGCGGGCTCGACGACCGCCTCAAGTCGCGCTTCGCCTGGGGTCTGACCGTCGCGGTCGAACCACCCGAGCTCGAAATGCGCGTCGCGATCCTGCTCGCCAAGGCGCGGGCCGAGTCGGTCACGCTCGACGAGAACGTCGCCTTCTTCATCGCCAAGCAGGTCCGCTCCAACGTGCGCGAACTCGAAGGCGCGCTCAAGCGCGTGATCGCCTTCTCGCGCTTCCACGAAAAGCCGATCACGATGGAACTTGTGAAAGAGGCCTTGCGCGACCTGATCGCGTCGACCTCGCGCATGGTGTCGATCGAGAACATCCAGAAAACGGTCGCCGACTTCTACAAGATCAAGGTCGCCGACATGTTCTCGAAGAAGCGCACCCGCAACCTGGCGCGGCCGCGCCAGATCGCGATGGCGCTCGCCAAGGAATTGACCAACCAGAGCCTGCCCGAAATCGGGGAATCCTTCGGCGGCCGCGACCATACGACCGTGATCCACGCCTGCCGCAAGGTCGCCGAACTGCGCGAGACCGAGGCCGACATCGGACGCGACTATCTCGTGTTGTTACAAACGCTGACAGGCTGAGGATGAAATGTGGATAAAGCCGGTCGATACCCCGCGAGGCAGAAACCATCCCCATCCGTCCCGCCAGACGCAGCGGTTATCCACAGCCGCCAATCTTGCTAGAAGGATGATTCGATTGCTTAAAACGGCTTACCCCCAATTTCCGACCGTCTTGATTACGAGTTCCAGGAATATATAAATGTTATTAATACAAAGCGAACGCAATGCCTTGTTGAGCGCCCTCTCGGCAGTCGTCGGGGTCGTCGAGAGAAGGCACACCCTGCCGATCCTGTCCAATCTTCTGCTCGAGAAGAAAGCCGGCACGCTGACCCTGCTCGCGACCGACCTCGAGCTCCAGGTCAGCACCCGGCTCGAGGCCCAGGGCGGTGACGACTTCGCGATCACGATCGCGGCGCGCAAGCTCTTCGACATCGTCCGCGCCCTGCCCGATTCGGCGTCGGTCAAGCTCGATACCAAGGACAGCCAGGTCGTCGTCAGCGCGGGCAAGTCGCGCTTCACGCTGCAGACGCTGCCTGCGGCCGACTTCCCGCGCGTCGAGACCGGCGCCGGGGTCGGCACGGTCGTCCGCCTCCCGCAGAAAACCCTGAAGCGCCTGCTCCAGCTCGTGCAGTTCGCGATGGCGAGCCAGGACATCCGCTACTACCTGAACGGCATGCTGCTCGTCCTCGACGGCCAGCAGCTGCGCGTCGTCGCGACCGACGGCCACCGCCTGAGCTACGCCGAGACCACGCTCGACGCGCCCACCGACGCGCAGGAAGTCATCATCCCGCGCAAGACCGTCATCGAATTGTCCAAGCTCCTGAGCGACAGCGACGAGCCGGTCGAACTGCGCATCGGCAGCAACCAGGTGACGATCATGCTGCCCGGAACCGAGCTCGTGACCAAGGTCGTCGACGGCAAATTCCCCGACTACCAGCGCGTCATCCCGGCAAATCAGCCGCGCCACCTCAAGGCCAACCGGCAGACCGTCGTGCAGGCGCTGCAGCGCGCGGCGATCCTGTCGAACGAGAAATTCCGCGGCGTGCGCCTGGTGATGAGCGACAACACGCTCGGCATCGTCTGCAACAACAACGAGCAGGAAGAAGCGGCCGACGAAATCGAGGTCAGCTACAACGGCGATCCGCTCGACGTCGGCTTCAACGTCACCTACCTGCTCGACGGCCTCGGTGCCGTCAACACCGACGAGATCACGCTGTCGCTCGGCGACGCCAACAGCAGCATGCTGCTCACGAGCGAAGGGGAGCCGGGGTTCAAATACGTCGTGATGCCGATGCGCATCTGAAGCTGCGCAGCGTTCCGCACCCCTCAGCGATAACCGACAGGACACACCCCCACCGGGGCATGACACCATGAGCAACAAGCCCGAGTACGCGATGCCCGCCGACAGCAACGGCGGTTACGACGAAGACAGCATCCAGCAGCTGGAAGGCCTGGAAGCCGTGCGCAAGCGCCCCGGCATGTACATCGGCGACACCTCCGACGGCACCGGCCTGCACCACATGGTGTTCGAGGTACTCGACAACGCGATCGACGAGGCGCTGGCCGGCTGGTGCGACGACATCAAGGTCATCATCCACCCCGACAACTCGATTTCGATTTCGGACAACGGCCGCGGCATCCCGGTCGGCGTCAAGTTCGACGACAAGCACGAACCCAAGCGCAGCGCCGCCGAAATCGTCATGACCGTGCTGCACGCCGGCGGCAAATTCAACCAGAACAGCTACAAGGTCTCGGGCGGCCTGCACGGCGTCGGCGTCTCGTGCGTCAACGGCCTGTCGAAATGGCTCAAGCTCGTCGTGCGCCGCGACGGCAAGAAATACGCGCTGACCTTCAACCAGGGCAAGGTCGTCGACCGCGCCGTGGAAATCCAGAACGGCGTCGAGGTCTCGCCGATGCCGGTCGTCGGCGATACCGAAGGCCGCGGCACCGAAGTGCACTTCCTCGCCGACGAGGAAATCTTCGGCAAGGTCGAATTCCACTTCGACATCCTCGCCAAGCGCATCCGCGAGCTGTCCTTCCTCAACAACGGCGTCAAAATCGAACTGCTCGACCACCGCGACGGCAAGAGCGAAAACTTCGCGCACTCGGGCGGTGTCAAGGGCTTCGTCGAATACATGAACCGCGTCAAGTCGGTGCTGCATCCGAAGATCTTCCATGCCGTCGGCGAGAAGGATGGCATGACCGTCGAAGTCGCGATGCAGTGGAACGACAGCTACTCCGAAACCGTGCAGTGCTTCACCAACAACATCCCGCAGCGCGACGGCGGCACCCACCTGACCGGCATGCGCATGGCGATGACGCGGGTGCTGAACAAGTACATCGAGGAAAACGAAGTCGCCAAGAAGGCCAAGGTCGAGACCACCGGCGACGACATGCGCGAAGGCCTGACCTGCGTGCTCTCGGTCAAGGTCCCCGAGCCCAAGTTCTCGAGCCAGACTAAGGACAAGCTCGTCTCGAGCGAAGTCCAGCCCGTGGTGCAGGAAGTCGTCGGCCAGAAGCTCGCCGAATTCCTGCTCGAGAACCCCAACGACGCCAAGCTCCTGTGCGCCAAGATCGTCGACGCCGCGCGGGCCCGCGAGGCCGCGCGCAAGGCGCGCGAGATCACACGCCGCAAGGGCGTGATGGACGGCCTCGGCCTGCCCGGCAAGCTCGCCGACTGCCAGGAAAAAGACCCGGCGCTTTCCGAAATCTATCTCGTCGAGGGCGATTCGGCCGGCGGCTCCGCCAAGCAGGGCCGCGACCGCAAGTTCCAGGCGATCCTGCCGCTCAAGGGCAAGATTCTCAACGTCGAGCGCGCGCGCTTCGACAAGGTTATCGGCAGCCAGGAAATCGCCACGCTGATCACCGCGCTCGGCACGAGCATCGGCAAGGACGACTACAACCCCGACAAGCTCAGATATCACCGCATCATCATCATGACCGACGCCGACGTCGACGGCGCCCACATCCGCACCCTGCTGCTGACCTTCTTCTATCGCCAGATGCCGGAGCTCGTCGAGCGCGGCCACGTCTACATCGCGCAGCCGCCGCTCTACAAGGTCAAGCACGGCCGCTCCGAGCGCTACATCAAGGACGAACACGCGCTCAAAGAGCATTTGATGGCCGAGGCGATGAAGGACGCCGAGCTGACCCCGATGGAAGGCGCGATGCCGATCGCCGGCGAAGCCCTCGAAACGCTCGCGCGCGAATACTTCCTCGCCGAGGCCGTCTGCGACCGGCTGGCCCGCCTGCTGCCCGACGACGTTCTGCAGGCGCTCATGCGCATCCCGCGGCTCTCGCTCGCCGACAGCGCCGCGGCGATGATGAGCGAAGCGAGCCTAGGCGCCGCGCTCGACGCCGACAAGTTCGAAGTCGCCGCCGAATACCTGAGCGAGACCGACAGCCACCGCCTGCGCATCACACGTCACTCGCACGGCAACGCCTACGTCAACTTCCTCGAAGCCGATCTGCTCGAATCGGGCGACTACGACCAGCTCGTCAAGGTCGGCGATATGCTGCGCGACCTCATGGGCCCCGGCGCCCGCGCCAGGCGCGGCGAGAAGGAAGCGCCCGTGCAAAGTTTCCGTGAGGCGATGGACTGGTACCTCGCCGAAGTCAAGCGCGGCATGAGCATCCAGCGCTACAAAGGCTTGGGCGAAATGAACCCCGAGCAGCTGTGGGAAACCACCATGGACCCGAAGGTGCGCCGCCTGATGAAAGTGCAGATCGAGGATGCGATCTCGTCCGACCAGATCTTCACCACACTGATGGGCGACGAGGTCGAGCCGCGGCGGAACTTTATTGAGACGAATGCGTTGGGGGTGAGGAACCTCGACGTTTAACAACTTTGGATTTCGTACAAATAAGAAAAGTAGAAAGGCCAACCACATTGGTTGGCCTTTCTTTTGTTGCTATCTGCTTTCCGCCATTGCTTCATTTGAAATCACGGTCACGAATAACTGGCGCAACTCGGCTGCGGTCATCGGCGAGCTACATTGCTGAACGACTGATTTCTTCACAGGCGCAGAAAAGCTCAGGCCAAGCCTCTATTCAGCAGTTGTTGAGTACAGTGATCACGCCGGGTGCACGTTCGTTGACTCCCGAGCCCAAGGGAAACGAAGCGGATCCCGGTGTCGTCGTCAGTCTCAACTTCGTTAGGGATAGGCTGCCTTCGAGACATTCCGTCGTCCGACTTTGGACTTCCGGTCCGGCGTAAATGTTTGCGTGGAATTCCTCTCGCTGGCTGTAAAGAAGCTTCCTCCCGAGACGGCGGGCGTGTACACAGGGATGGCGCTTGAAGCACTTCTATATGGGCGCGGCGTCCGAAGGCATGTGCTCGAAAGGGTGTTCGCATCGCGGCTGAATGTCTACGGTCGGAATGGGCGTCGTATCGCCCCGCACCTAAGGCGATTATTCGGAGGAATTCTTTCCCGACACCATCTGCGGCGTTAAGTTTGGTCGCAAACTCCTGTTACAAGGCGAGGTCGTAATGCGTCAATCGTTCAACCGATGGTGGGATGGGCCATACTCAAGACAATAAGCAAGACAATAAGGGACAGACCACGATTTCCTATTCCCCAACGAAAGTCAGCTCAGTCGACCTCGAGACGTTCGAATTAGCCCGCCGGAAAACAGGTGCGGTTGTGCGCCTTCGCATCCCTTGACGCTACCACTCCTAGCACATGACAAGATCCGCGTGCGTAAACCCCTTCGTATAGTCGAGTACGGAGATCACCACCGGCGTCACGCGGAAGATGGCAACCTCCTCCGGCGCGGGCTTGGGAAACGGCAAGGGCTCCTGAGGCTCAGGGTATTTCTGCATCAGCAGGCCCAAGGCCTTCTCCGCTTCGGCCCGGTCGTCGATGCGTTGCGCATGCGCCGCCATCGATAGCCCCGTGATCTCCATCACGTTCGGCGTGTCGTGATCGATCGTCAGCGAAACGCGATCGTCGCGGGCCAGGTTCGCCGCCTTCTGGCTCTCAAGGCCGCAGAGGAAATAGAGCGTGAGCCCGTCGTTGCCATAGCCCACGGTCGTCGCCTGCGGCCAGCCGTCGGGCCTTAGCGTGGCGAGGGTCAGGATCCGGTGCTCGTCCAGGAGCGCGAGGATTTTCTGCTTGATTGCGTCGTCCATGCCCGCCTCCGTCGGTCGTCGTGTTCTTGACGATAGTCGACGTACTGTCTGGTGTCTCGTTTCCAGACGGCGATCGGCAGCTCGAGCCGGATGGGATGAGAAAGCAGCTGATCGATGAACACCCGTTTTCCCAAGAAAACCGGGAACCCGGGCCGCTGCGACGCCGTAGCATGCGGAAAAAGACGAGGGCCTCTTTCGAGGCCCTCGGTCTTTGTCTGGGCGATGCCCGGCGCGGTACGAAGAATTACTTCTTCTTGGCCGCCTTCTTGCCGGCAACCGCGGCCTTGAAGCCGGCGCCTGCGGTGAAGCGCGGCACGGTCGTCGCGGCGATCTTGATCTCATTGCCGGTCTGGGGGTTGCGACCGGTGCGCGCTGCGCGCTTGGAGGATTTGAAGGTACCGAAGCCGACCAGGGTCACCGAGTCGCCCTTGGCAACGGCTTTCGTCACGGCGGCCAGGATGGCGTCGAGCGCGCGACCCGCGGCGGCCTTGCTAATGTCAGCCTCGGCGGCAGCGAAGTCGATCAATTCAGATTTGTTCATGAGTATCCCTATGGTTGATTGAGAAAAACGAGAAGCCTGGGACGGTCCAGCGTCCATCACTACCCTTGTTTAGGTCGCGCCCCGCTGTACCGCCTTATGGGTTAACGACCTTCCCGCGCCAATCTTGATCGAACTGGCGCACCAAAACAAGGGCCTGTTTGTGTCCCGTGTGGTTTTTATAGTTCATCGCGGACGCTTATTCCTTGCGGGCGATCACGGGCATGCCGGCTTCCTTCCATTCCGGGAAGCCGCCGCGGAACCAGTAGACGTTCT is from Thiobacillus denitrificans ATCC 25259 and encodes:
- a CDS encoding pyridoxamine 5'-phosphate oxidase family protein; its protein translation is MDDAIKQKILALLDEHRILTLATLRPDGWPQATTVGYGNDGLTLYFLCGLESQKAANLARDDRVSLTIDHDTPNVMEITGLSMAAHAQRIDDRAEAEKALGLLMQKYPEPQEPLPFPKPAPEEVAIFRVTPVVISVLDYTKGFTHADLVMC
- the dnaN gene encoding DNA polymerase III subunit beta, which gives rise to MLLIQSERNALLSALSAVVGVVERRHTLPILSNLLLEKKAGTLTLLATDLELQVSTRLEAQGGDDFAITIAARKLFDIVRALPDSASVKLDTKDSQVVVSAGKSRFTLQTLPAADFPRVETGAGVGTVVRLPQKTLKRLLQLVQFAMASQDIRYYLNGMLLVLDGQQLRVVATDGHRLSYAETTLDAPTDAQEVIIPRKTVIELSKLLSDSDEPVELRIGSNQVTIMLPGTELVTKVVDGKFPDYQRVIPANQPRHLKANRQTVVQALQRAAILSNEKFRGVRLVMSDNTLGIVCNNNEQEEAADEIEVSYNGDPLDVGFNVTYLLDGLGAVNTDEITLSLGDANSSMLLTSEGEPGFKYVVMPMRI
- the gyrB gene encoding DNA topoisomerase (ATP-hydrolyzing) subunit B, with protein sequence MSNKPEYAMPADSNGGYDEDSIQQLEGLEAVRKRPGMYIGDTSDGTGLHHMVFEVLDNAIDEALAGWCDDIKVIIHPDNSISISDNGRGIPVGVKFDDKHEPKRSAAEIVMTVLHAGGKFNQNSYKVSGGLHGVGVSCVNGLSKWLKLVVRRDGKKYALTFNQGKVVDRAVEIQNGVEVSPMPVVGDTEGRGTEVHFLADEEIFGKVEFHFDILAKRIRELSFLNNGVKIELLDHRDGKSENFAHSGGVKGFVEYMNRVKSVLHPKIFHAVGEKDGMTVEVAMQWNDSYSETVQCFTNNIPQRDGGTHLTGMRMAMTRVLNKYIEENEVAKKAKVETTGDDMREGLTCVLSVKVPEPKFSSQTKDKLVSSEVQPVVQEVVGQKLAEFLLENPNDAKLLCAKIVDAARAREAARKAREITRRKGVMDGLGLPGKLADCQEKDPALSEIYLVEGDSAGGSAKQGRDRKFQAILPLKGKILNVERARFDKVIGSQEIATLITALGTSIGKDDYNPDKLRYHRIIIMTDADVDGAHIRTLLLTFFYRQMPELVERGHVYIAQPPLYKVKHGRSERYIKDEHALKEHLMAEAMKDAELTPMEGAMPIAGEALETLAREYFLAEAVCDRLARLLPDDVLQALMRIPRLSLADSAAAMMSEASLGAALDADKFEVAAEYLSETDSHRLRITRHSHGNAYVNFLEADLLESGDYDQLVKVGDMLRDLMGPGARARRGEKEAPVQSFREAMDWYLAEVKRGMSIQRYKGLGEMNPEQLWETTMDPKVRRLMKVQIEDAISSDQIFTTLMGDEVEPRRNFIETNALGVRNLDV
- the dnaA gene encoding chromosomal replication initiator protein DnaA, which translates into the protein MDSFWDLCQERFRANLTQQQFSTWIKPLVFDDGGDEVRILAPNHFVMDWVREKFAEHIDSWAQEFYARPVAISYALGKKPAPARAAPAAPTANPAEPAAPAAPAPAQVGMRINPGFTFDNFVSGRANQLARAAALQIAENPGVAYNPLFVYGGVGLGKTHLLQAIGNTVRQTNPAARISYIHANDYVDDVVKAYLNKQFDDLKRRYMSLDLLLIDDIQFLAKKDRTQEEFFYVFNSLIENKKQIVITCDTFPKEISGLDDRLKSRFAWGLTVAVEPPELEMRVAILLAKARAESVTLDENVAFFIAKQVRSNVRELEGALKRVIAFSRFHEKPITMELVKEALRDLIASTSRMVSIENIQKTVADFYKIKVADMFSKKRTRNLARPRQIAMALAKELTNQSLPEIGESFGGRDHTTVIHACRKVAELRETEADIGRDYLVLLQTLTG
- a CDS encoding HU family DNA-binding protein, with translation MNKSELIDFAAAEADISKAAAGRALDAILAAVTKAVAKGDSVTLVGFGTFKSSKRAARTGRNPQTGNEIKIAATTVPRFTAGAGFKAAVAGKKAAKKK